The Haloplanus salinarum genome includes a region encoding these proteins:
- a CDS encoding YegP family protein produces MTGPTFRIVETDAGEFRWRLHDDGAVLATSGDAYPTRQAAARRIQRLKRVLPEAGIAAPDSP; encoded by the coding sequence ATGACCGGACCGACCTTTCGGATCGTCGAGACCGACGCCGGCGAGTTCCGCTGGCGTCTCCACGACGACGGTGCCGTCCTCGCGACGAGCGGGGACGCCTACCCGACACGGCAGGCCGCGGCCCGCCGGATCCAGCGGCTCAAGCGCGTACTCCCCGAGGCCGGTATCGCGGCGCCGGATTCCCCGTGA
- a CDS encoding class II fumarate hydratase, with the protein MTDGNGRTVSDELGELTVPADAYWGAHTQRAIENVGIGGRSFGRRFVGALGTVKKAAALANRDLGHLSAEVAAAIVVAADEVAHGRHDDQFPVGVFQTGSGTSTNMNANEVIATRATELLDGEATVHPNDHVNFGQSSNDVIPTAMHVAARVAADGELRPALGTLRAELAAKRDAFDDVVKTGRTHLQDALPIRLGQEFSGYVAQIEAGIERVETAFEGMAALPLGGHQVGTGMNCPEGFPARAIAYIAEETGIPFREADDHFAAQAAHDAVSEAHGALRTLAGSLHKIANDLRLLASGPRAGLGEIEQPKNQPGSSITPGKINPVVAEAVNQVYVAVLGNDTTVAVGAAAGELEINLYKPVLATRLLESIESLAGAAETFAESFVARLDVDRERCARQVERGIALATALSPHIGHERTAEVATTAIEEGRTVRSVVVEKGYLSPDAADRILDPARMTERGIPDAE; encoded by the coding sequence ATGACCGACGGGAACGGGCGGACGGTCAGCGACGAACTCGGTGAACTGACCGTGCCGGCGGACGCGTACTGGGGCGCACACACGCAGCGAGCGATCGAGAACGTCGGGATCGGGGGCCGCTCGTTCGGTCGCCGGTTCGTCGGGGCGCTCGGCACGGTCAAGAAGGCCGCTGCGCTGGCGAACCGCGACCTCGGGCACCTGTCCGCGGAGGTGGCCGCGGCCATCGTCGTCGCCGCCGACGAGGTGGCCCACGGCCGCCACGACGACCAGTTCCCGGTGGGCGTCTTCCAGACCGGATCGGGCACCTCGACCAACATGAACGCGAACGAGGTGATCGCCACGCGGGCGACCGAACTGCTCGACGGCGAGGCGACGGTCCACCCGAACGACCACGTCAACTTCGGCCAGTCCTCGAACGACGTGATCCCGACGGCGATGCACGTCGCCGCCCGTGTCGCCGCTGACGGCGAGTTGCGGCCCGCACTCGGGACGTTGCGGGCGGAACTGGCGGCGAAACGCGACGCGTTCGACGACGTGGTCAAAACCGGTCGCACGCACCTCCAGGACGCCCTTCCGATCCGGCTCGGTCAGGAGTTCTCGGGCTACGTCGCACAGATCGAAGCCGGCATCGAGCGGGTCGAGACGGCCTTCGAGGGGATGGCTGCCCTGCCCCTCGGCGGCCACCAGGTCGGGACGGGGATGAACTGCCCCGAGGGGTTCCCGGCGCGGGCCATCGCGTACATCGCCGAGGAGACCGGCATCCCGTTCCGCGAGGCCGACGATCACTTCGCCGCACAGGCCGCCCACGACGCCGTGAGCGAGGCCCACGGTGCGCTCCGGACGCTCGCCGGGTCGCTCCACAAGATCGCCAACGACCTGCGCCTGCTCGCGTCGGGGCCCAGGGCCGGCCTCGGAGAGATCGAACAGCCCAAAAACCAGCCCGGCTCCTCCATCACGCCCGGAAAGATCAATCCGGTCGTCGCCGAGGCCGTCAATCAGGTCTACGTCGCCGTCCTGGGCAACGACACGACCGTCGCCGTCGGCGCAGCCGCCGGCGAACTCGAGATCAACCTCTACAAGCCAGTCCTGGCGACGCGGCTTCTGGAGTCGATCGAATCCCTGGCCGGCGCGGCCGAGACGTTCGCGGAGTCGTTCGTGGCACGCCTCGACGTCGACCGGGAGCGGTGCGCCCGACAGGTCGAGCGCGGTATCGCGCTCGCGACGGCACTGAGCCCACACATCGGCCACGAGCGGACTGCCGAGGTGGCGACGACGGCCATCGAGGAGGGACGGACCGTTCGCTCGGTCGTCGTCGAGAAGGGGTATCTATCGCCGGACGCGGCCGACCGCATCCTCGATCCCGCACGGATGACCGAACGGGGCATCCCCGACGCGGAGTGA
- a CDS encoding haloacid dehalogenase type II → MAIDNERADVVTFDSYSTLVDPRSAGRVLEEYVDDPAAVAAEWHSLAVQFATVAAHVDVDPTYYDLHRDALAYLLDARGIDVSEPELRDMTDVYYDLDPFDDVRSGMATLSSAGYRIAILSNGNPSLLESLVETTDTEAFVETTISAATVGTFKPAPRIYEAAADELGVPIERVVHVGAGWGDIVGCTNAGMQGIWLDRTGSPWPRFDGEPHAVADSMAEVTALLTAE, encoded by the coding sequence ATGGCCATCGATAACGAGCGGGCCGACGTCGTCACCTTCGACTCGTACAGCACGCTCGTCGATCCGCGGTCGGCGGGGCGCGTCCTCGAGGAGTACGTCGACGACCCGGCGGCCGTCGCCGCGGAGTGGCACTCCCTCGCGGTGCAGTTCGCGACCGTCGCCGCCCACGTGGACGTCGATCCGACCTACTACGACCTCCACCGCGACGCGCTGGCGTACCTGCTCGACGCCCGCGGGATCGACGTCTCCGAGCCGGAACTCCGGGACATGACGGACGTCTACTACGACCTCGACCCGTTCGACGACGTCCGGTCGGGGATGGCGACGCTCTCGTCGGCGGGCTACCGGATCGCGATACTCTCGAACGGGAACCCGTCGCTCCTGGAGTCGCTCGTGGAGACGACCGACACCGAGGCGTTCGTCGAAACGACGATCAGCGCCGCGACGGTCGGCACGTTCAAACCGGCCCCGCGGATCTACGAGGCCGCGGCCGACGAACTCGGCGTCCCCATCGAGCGGGTGGTGCACGTCGGTGCCGGATGGGGCGACATCGTGGGATGTACCAACGCCGGCATGCAGGGTATCTGGCTCGACCGGACCGGTTCGCCATGGCCGCGGTTCGACGGGGAGCCCCACGCCGTCGCCGACTCCATGGCGGAGGTGACGGCGTTGCTGACTGCGGAGTGA
- a CDS encoding Lrp/AsnC family transcriptional regulator, with protein sequence MSESYPDEWEGPDDLDETDLRLLECVDEDFDVSLKELSAELGLSNSAIHYRLNKLKEAGVIDGVTADVDPTSLGLNMVAITEVSVVHEPGYSEHVGTDLADIDGVEQLYYTMGDVDFVAISRVQNRSQMNRLIEKMVAVEGVDETSSRFVMDELKTAPRTVATLSEGMRENLVEDE encoded by the coding sequence ATGTCGGAATCGTACCCGGACGAGTGGGAAGGGCCGGACGACTTGGACGAGACCGACCTTCGATTGCTGGAGTGTGTCGACGAGGACTTCGACGTGAGTCTGAAGGAGCTGTCGGCGGAACTCGGGCTGTCGAACTCGGCGATCCACTACCGGCTGAACAAACTCAAGGAGGCGGGGGTCATCGACGGCGTCACGGCCGACGTCGATCCGACGTCGCTCGGACTCAACATGGTCGCCATCACCGAGGTGTCAGTCGTCCACGAACCCGGGTACTCCGAACACGTCGGCACGGATCTGGCCGACATCGACGGCGTCGAACAGCTGTACTACACGATGGGCGACGTCGATTTCGTCGCCATCTCGCGGGTCCAGAACCGCTCGCAGATGAACCGACTCATCGAGAAGATGGTCGCCGTCGAGGGCGTCGACGAAACGTCCTCCCGCTTCGTCATGGACGAACTCAAGACCGCTCCCCGGACGGTCGCCACCCTCTCCGAGGGGATGCGCGAGAACCTCGTCGAGGACGAGTGA
- a CDS encoding amidase has translation MGTDPTRLSASSIARRVREGTLSPVDVADAYLERIHDRGDRTNAFVTVTDELARESAADAAAAIEAGEPLGPLHGVPVAIKDLDDVAGVRTTSGSLLYEDHVADADSPFVERLREAGAVVVGKTNTPEFGLGTTTDNRVAGRTSTPFDPERVSGGSSGGAAAALADHLVPLAPGSDAGGSIRIPASFCGVYGLKPTYGLVPNVDRPNGFASHTPFTHNGPLARTVEDAALALDVMAGVHPRDPFSVPAADDYRSAVDRRIDDLSVAFSPGLGIYPVEPAVRETVADAVSAFEAAGATVDTVDPAFDHDHEDVLEAYYTMARVRWQSLFDSLEAEGFDPYGDDRDRLRPYLVDLIMDADAPTTREYKRADAVRTDVFDALQDCFADYDLLVSATLATTPFRHGEEPETIDGVEVEPLRGWVLTQPYNLSGHPAASVPAGLVDGLPVGMQVAGPRFDDATVLAASAAVERHRPWHDDYPA, from the coding sequence ATGGGAACCGATCCGACTCGGCTGTCGGCTAGCAGTATCGCCAGGCGGGTCCGGGAGGGAACCCTCTCCCCCGTCGACGTCGCCGACGCGTACCTCGAACGGATCCACGACCGTGGCGACCGGACCAACGCCTTCGTCACGGTCACGGACGAACTCGCGCGGGAGTCGGCCGCCGACGCGGCAGCGGCCATCGAGGCGGGCGAACCGCTCGGGCCGCTCCACGGCGTCCCGGTCGCGATCAAGGACCTCGACGACGTGGCCGGCGTCCGGACCACGTCGGGATCGCTGCTCTACGAGGACCACGTCGCCGACGCCGACTCGCCGTTCGTCGAACGGCTCCGGGAGGCCGGCGCCGTCGTCGTGGGCAAGACGAACACGCCCGAGTTCGGGCTGGGGACGACGACCGACAACCGCGTCGCCGGCCGGACGTCGACCCCGTTCGACCCAGAGCGGGTCTCCGGCGGCTCCTCGGGCGGCGCCGCGGCCGCGCTCGCCGATCACCTCGTCCCGCTGGCACCGGGATCGGACGCCGGCGGCTCGATCCGCATCCCCGCCAGTTTCTGTGGGGTCTACGGGCTCAAGCCGACCTACGGGCTGGTCCCGAACGTCGACCGCCCGAACGGCTTCGCCAGTCACACGCCGTTCACTCACAACGGCCCGCTCGCGCGGACGGTCGAGGACGCGGCGCTCGCGCTGGACGTGATGGCGGGCGTCCACCCCCGCGATCCGTTCTCGGTGCCGGCGGCGGACGACTACCGGAGCGCGGTCGACCGGCGGATCGACGACCTCTCGGTCGCGTTCAGCCCGGGGCTGGGGATCTACCCCGTCGAGCCGGCGGTCCGCGAGACGGTGGCGGACGCCGTCTCGGCGTTCGAGGCCGCGGGCGCGACGGTCGATACCGTCGACCCCGCGTTCGATCACGACCACGAGGACGTCCTTGAGGCGTACTACACGATGGCTCGCGTCCGCTGGCAGTCGCTGTTCGACTCGCTCGAAGCGGAGGGGTTCGACCCCTACGGCGACGACCGGGACCGCCTCCGGCCGTACCTCGTCGACTTGATCATGGACGCCGACGCGCCGACCACCCGGGAGTACAAACGCGCCGACGCCGTCCGGACGGACGTCTTCGACGCGTTGCAGGACTGTTTCGCCGACTACGACCTCCTGGTGTCGGCCACGCTCGCGACGACGCCGTTCCGTCACGGGGAGGAACCGGAGACCATCGACGGCGTCGAGGTGGAACCGCTCCGTGGCTGGGTGCTGACCCAACCGTACAACCTCAGCGGCCACCCGGCGGCGTCGGTGCCCGCCGGCCTCGTCGACGGGCTCCCCGTCGGGATGCAGGTCGCCGGCCCGCGGTTCGACGACGCGACGGTCCTCGCCGCCAGTGCGGCCGTCGAACGACACCGACCGTGGCACGACGACTACCCCGCCTGA
- a CDS encoding MmgE/PrpD family protein: protein MPTPERAIAEFVSTVTYGDLPASVVDTVTRAFVDTVGVTLAGSVADAGRRAAAATGVDPDEAALGERLGVDADAATEGAFRVGTAGHALDYDDMSRAMDGHPSVTLVPPLLTLAREADASGRDLITAYVAGFEAACALAAPITPGHYEAGWHATATLGTFGATAAAANLLDMDAETTERALNAAASMPAGLKRNFGSALKPAHAGLCSRSGVTAARMAESGFTADGTAISGDGGFWDLYGAGERGAFDVGDGLRLESNGIDRKSYPCCYFTHTAIAATRSLVEGGVDPSAVERVDVTASAAAADALRYPDPETATESKFSMEHAVACALVRDRVGLDAFEAAALEDPTVSALRERVDFAADPDRPYDSYGTTVEIITRTDTVVGRRDHPPGAHEEPLSEATLRTKFDECAGRVLPSGRVDDLHDLLSALPERDDVAGALTAV, encoded by the coding sequence ATGCCAACACCGGAGCGGGCCATCGCGGAGTTCGTCTCGACGGTGACCTACGGGGACCTCCCGGCGTCGGTCGTCGATACCGTCACCCGGGCGTTCGTCGACACGGTCGGCGTGACGCTCGCTGGCTCCGTCGCGGACGCGGGGCGACGGGCGGCGGCGGCGACGGGCGTCGATCCGGACGAGGCCGCCCTCGGGGAGCGTCTCGGCGTCGACGCCGACGCGGCCACCGAGGGCGCGTTCAGGGTCGGCACCGCCGGGCACGCGCTCGACTACGACGACATGTCGCGAGCGATGGACGGCCACCCGAGCGTGACGCTCGTCCCGCCGCTGTTGACGCTCGCCCGCGAGGCCGACGCGAGCGGGCGCGACCTGATCACGGCCTACGTCGCAGGGTTCGAGGCGGCCTGTGCGCTCGCGGCGCCGATAACGCCGGGCCACTACGAGGCCGGCTGGCACGCGACGGCGACGCTCGGGACGTTCGGCGCGACGGCCGCGGCGGCGAACCTGCTGGACATGGACGCCGAGACCACGGAGCGGGCGCTCAACGCCGCGGCGTCGATGCCCGCCGGGCTGAAACGCAACTTCGGATCGGCCCTCAAACCGGCTCACGCCGGTCTCTGCTCGCGGTCCGGCGTCACTGCCGCCCGGATGGCCGAGAGCGGGTTCACCGCGGACGGGACGGCCATCAGCGGCGACGGGGGGTTCTGGGACCTCTACGGCGCGGGCGAGCGGGGCGCGTTCGACGTCGGCGACGGCCTCCGCCTCGAATCGAACGGGATCGACCGCAAGTCGTACCCCTGCTGTTATTTCACGCACACGGCCATCGCCGCGACCCGGTCGCTCGTGGAGGGGGGTGTCGATCCGTCGGCCGTCGAACGCGTCGACGTGACGGCCTCGGCGGCCGCGGCCGACGCGCTTCGGTATCCCGACCCCGAAACGGCCACGGAGAGCAAGTTCTCGATGGAACACGCCGTCGCGTGTGCGCTCGTCCGCGACCGGGTCGGTCTCGACGCGTTCGAGGCGGCGGCCCTCGAGGACCCCACGGTGAGTGCGCTCCGCGAGCGCGTCGACTTCGCCGCCGACCCCGACCGGCCGTACGACTCCTACGGCACGACGGTCGAGATCATCACCCGGACGGACACCGTCGTCGGCCGCCGGGACCATCCGCCGGGCGCCCACGAGGAGCCGCTGTCGGAGGCGACCCTGCGGACGAAGTTCGATGAGTGTGCGGGGCGGGTCCTGCCCTCAGGCCGGGTCGACGACCTCCACGACCTGCTCTCCGCGCTGCCGGAGCGGGACGACGTGGCCGGGGCGCTGACCGCCGTCTAG
- a CDS encoding acyl-CoA dehydrogenase family protein, producing the protein MVSIDTVPLSDEQRLVRDSIREICDDFDDEYWRECDRAAEYPHEFAETLADNDWFGALVPTEYGGAGMSTAETVVMMEEIAASGGGFGAAQAVHGAIYNSVPLVEYGSERMKAELLPKVADGSVSIQAFGLTEPNAGSDSTAIETRAERDGDEYVITGQKVWTSRVDVSDYLVLMARTTPRADVEKRTHGITMFLVDVAEARAQGAIELDRIDKTASRFVHSYEVWLEDLRVPAEAVIGEVGEGFYQMLDGLNEERLVIAAECVGLGEAALDKGVAYANEREVFDRAVGKNQAIQHPLAEAYARLLAAKQVVYAAADAADGGSDRSDLGARANVAKYLAADAAFEAADAAVQTHGGFGVAREYDVERYLREARLARLVPVTQELALNYIGENVLGLPRSY; encoded by the coding sequence ATGGTATCAATCGACACGGTACCGCTCAGCGACGAGCAGCGGCTCGTTCGCGACTCGATCCGCGAGATCTGCGACGACTTCGACGACGAGTACTGGCGCGAGTGCGACCGGGCCGCCGAGTATCCACACGAGTTCGCCGAGACGCTCGCCGACAACGACTGGTTCGGCGCGCTCGTCCCGACCGAGTACGGCGGCGCGGGCATGTCGACGGCGGAGACGGTCGTGATGATGGAGGAAATCGCCGCCAGCGGCGGCGGGTTCGGCGCCGCACAGGCGGTCCACGGCGCCATCTACAACTCCGTGCCGCTCGTCGAGTACGGCAGCGAGCGCATGAAAGCGGAGTTGCTGCCGAAGGTAGCCGACGGGAGCGTCTCGATCCAGGCGTTCGGGCTGACCGAACCGAACGCGGGGTCGGACTCGACGGCCATCGAGACCCGCGCGGAGCGCGACGGCGACGAGTACGTCATCACCGGGCAGAAGGTCTGGACCTCGCGTGTCGACGTCAGCGACTACCTGGTGTTGATGGCCCGGACGACGCCCCGGGCGGACGTCGAGAAGCGGACCCACGGGATCACGATGTTCCTCGTCGACGTGGCGGAGGCCCGGGCGCAGGGAGCCATCGAGCTCGACCGGATCGACAAGACCGCGAGCCGGTTCGTCCACTCCTACGAGGTCTGGTTAGAGGACCTGCGCGTGCCGGCGGAGGCGGTCATCGGGGAGGTCGGCGAGGGCTTCTACCAGATGCTCGACGGCCTCAACGAGGAGCGCCTGGTCATCGCCGCCGAATGCGTCGGTCTCGGCGAGGCGGCACTCGACAAGGGCGTCGCGTACGCGAACGAGCGCGAGGTGTTCGACCGGGCGGTCGGGAAGAACCAGGCGATCCAGCACCCCCTGGCCGAGGCGTACGCGCGCCTGCTGGCGGCCAAGCAGGTCGTGTACGCCGCCGCCGACGCCGCCGACGGCGGGAGCGACCGGAGCGACCTGGGCGCTCGCGCCAACGTCGCGAAGTACCTCGCCGCCGACGCCGCCTTCGAGGCCGCCGACGCCGCCGTCCAGACACACGGCGGGTTCGGCGTCGCCCGGGAGTACGACGTCGAGCGGTATCTGCGCGAGGCGCGCCTGGCTCGACTCGTCCCGGTGACACAGGAACTGGCGCTCAACTACATCGGGGAGAACGTCCTCGGGCTCCCCCGTTCCTACTGA
- a CDS encoding MaoC family dehydratase, with the protein MTDTNDADERDSNGTDRRLVAGWQGRYYEDFTVGDVYKHPYGRTVTETDNVWFTNVTMNANPMHFNEAYAAETEFGERLVDGTFVIALAVGMSVVDVSANATANLGYDEVRHHAPVFHGDTLFAESEVLDKRESDSRDHVGIVTTELRAYNQHDEKVLSLERTPMVLKREHAAPSAARPTGWPEGVGTQPEDLE; encoded by the coding sequence ATGACCGACACGAACGACGCGGACGAGCGGGACAGCAACGGGACGGACAGACGCCTCGTCGCCGGGTGGCAGGGGCGCTACTACGAGGATTTCACCGTCGGCGACGTGTACAAGCACCCGTACGGGCGGACCGTGACCGAGACGGACAACGTCTGGTTCACGAACGTGACGATGAACGCCAACCCGATGCACTTCAACGAGGCGTACGCCGCCGAGACGGAGTTCGGCGAACGCCTCGTCGACGGCACCTTCGTCATCGCGCTCGCCGTCGGGATGAGCGTCGTCGACGTCTCCGCGAACGCGACGGCGAACCTCGGGTACGACGAGGTCCGTCACCACGCGCCCGTCTTCCACGGGGACACGCTGTTCGCCGAGTCCGAGGTCCTGGACAAACGCGAGAGCGACTCCCGCGACCACGTCGGCATCGTCACGACCGAACTCCGGGCGTACAACCAGCACGACGAGAAGGTGCTGTCGCTGGAGCGGACGCCCATGGTCCTGAAGCGGGAACACGCGGCACCCTCGGCCGCGCGCCCGACGGGGTGGCCCGAGGGCGTGGGAACCCAGCCCGAGGACCTGGAATGA
- a CDS encoding acetyl-CoA hydrolase/transferase C-terminal domain-containing protein has protein sequence MTPGSVTDRFVGDLPVTDAEGAAALVADDATVLTSGFGSVGYPKAVPLAMAEADRDRSLTVVSGGTVGDEIDTDLLETGAIDRRFPYQGTRAARDAVNEGSVAYGDRHVGGVADEVSFGLLADADVAVVEAVAVGEDWLVPSTSVGQTPAFVEAAPRLIVEVNRAQPLELARFHDVYRPSAPPDRDPIPLSAPDGRIGDPFVPFDPERLVAVVETDRPDSPYEFRDPTDDDLAIARHLADFLADEVTRNPVLAESVNLQFGVGSLGNALMGELSGLDVGDRTLGYFGEVIQDGLLDLADRGRLAYASATSLALSRDGQRRLFDDLDRYATEFVLRPTDVSNSPALVDRFGVVAVNSALEVDVYGHANSTHVDGSRVINGVGGSGDFTRNALVSVLALPSTASDGAVSRVVPMVPHVDHTEHDVDVIVTEHGVADLRGLSPRERAAAVVERCADPSVRPALEAYLDRADEGGGHEPHDLDTAFDWR, from the coding sequence ATGACGCCCGGGTCGGTGACGGATCGATTCGTCGGCGACCTGCCGGTCACCGACGCCGAGGGCGCGGCGGCGCTGGTCGCGGACGACGCGACCGTGTTGACGAGCGGGTTCGGCAGCGTCGGGTATCCGAAGGCCGTCCCGTTGGCCATGGCCGAGGCCGACCGCGACCGCTCGCTGACGGTGGTCTCGGGGGGAACCGTCGGCGACGAAATCGACACCGACCTCCTGGAGACCGGGGCCATCGACCGGCGGTTCCCGTACCAGGGGACGCGGGCGGCACGCGACGCGGTCAACGAGGGATCGGTCGCCTACGGGGACCGCCACGTCGGCGGCGTCGCCGACGAGGTGTCGTTCGGTCTGCTGGCCGACGCCGACGTGGCGGTCGTCGAGGCCGTCGCCGTCGGCGAGGACTGGCTCGTCCCGTCGACGTCGGTCGGCCAGACGCCCGCGTTCGTCGAGGCCGCACCGCGACTGATCGTCGAGGTCAACCGCGCACAGCCGCTCGAACTCGCCCGGTTCCACGACGTCTACCGGCCGTCCGCCCCGCCCGACCGCGACCCGATCCCGTTGTCGGCGCCCGACGGTCGGATCGGCGACCCGTTCGTCCCCTTCGATCCCGAGCGACTGGTCGCCGTCGTCGAGACCGACCGCCCCGACTCGCCGTACGAGTTCCGCGACCCGACCGACGACGACCTGGCCATCGCTCGCCACCTCGCCGACTTCCTCGCCGACGAGGTGACGCGGAACCCGGTGCTCGCGGAGTCGGTGAACCTCCAGTTCGGCGTCGGGAGCCTCGGTAACGCCCTGATGGGCGAACTGTCCGGGCTCGACGTCGGGGATCGGACGCTCGGCTACTTCGGGGAGGTGATCCAGGACGGCCTGCTTGACCTCGCGGACCGGGGGCGTCTCGCGTACGCGAGCGCAACCTCGCTGGCGCTGTCGCGCGACGGGCAGCGCCGCCTGTTCGATGATCTCGACCGGTACGCGACGGAGTTCGTGCTCCGGCCGACCGACGTCTCGAACAGCCCGGCGCTCGTCGACCGGTTCGGCGTCGTCGCGGTCAACAGCGCCCTCGAGGTCGACGTCTACGGTCACGCCAACTCGACGCACGTCGACGGCTCGCGGGTCATCAACGGCGTCGGTGGCAGCGGCGACTTCACCCGCAACGCCCTCGTGTCCGTCCTCGCGCTCCCGTCGACCGCGAGCGACGGGGCGGTCTCCCGCGTCGTTCCGATGGTCCCCCACGTCGACCACACGGAACACGACGTCGACGTGATCGTCACCGAACACGGCGTCGCCGACCTCCGGGGGCTGTCGCCCCGGGAGCGCGCCGCGGCCGTCGTCGAGCGCTGTGCCGACCCCTCGGTCCGGCCGGCGCTCGAGGCGTACCTCGACCGCGCCGACGAGGGCGGGGGCCACGAGCCACACGACCTCGATACCGCCTTCGACTGGCGCTGA
- a CDS encoding tautomerase family protein — translation MPYLALDTTAEPSADDRRACTEALTDRYVEEMATTPGHIAVAIREHPPSAMSLGRAEEGPIAVLDADVRRGRSFERRRSFGLAVVDWLEEAWGVPRPNVKVAFTQHDGEELMGADRVGGEWSPDEA, via the coding sequence ATGCCGTATCTCGCGCTCGATACGACGGCGGAGCCGTCGGCCGACGACCGGCGGGCGTGCACCGAGGCACTGACCGACCGCTACGTCGAGGAGATGGCCACGACCCCGGGGCACATCGCCGTGGCGATCCGCGAACATCCGCCGAGCGCCATGTCGCTCGGCCGGGCCGAGGAGGGACCGATCGCGGTCCTGGACGCCGACGTCCGTCGGGGGCGGTCGTTCGAGCGCCGCCGGTCGTTCGGCCTCGCGGTCGTCGACTGGCTCGAGGAGGCGTGGGGAGTCCCGCGGCCGAACGTGAAAGTCGCGTTCACCCAGCACGACGGCGAGGAACTCATGGGCGCCGACCGCGTCGGCGGCGAGTGGTCGCCCGACGAGGCGTGA
- a CDS encoding Zn-dependent hydrolase yields MVLDIDRDRFVETMKRQAEIGANENGGLDRLTLTDADREVRDWFRDQLDALDLDVRVDEMGNTFGRRPGASDDGAVLLGSHLDSQPNGGIYDGPLGVVAALEFLRTLEDEGIETERPVEIVNWTNEEGSRFQPAMMASEVWAGKTSVEAAYETTDGDGVRFVDALERIGYRGDTPAEPQGPYDSYLELHVEQGPFLERGGHDVGVVTGIVGLQWGEITFHGEANHTGTTPMQYRNDALVAASDVITGIRRLPGTLGDRTVATTGDIDVEPGSINIIPEEVRFTFDVRDPDDDVIAEGLERIKAEMRAAAEREGVDWEYEERMSAASVDFADRCVSAVREAAADLSYDAREMVSGAGHDATHAASVCDTAMVFAVSEGGKSHTPDEYTSWDDCHAAAETYANAALRLAGVADGSESA; encoded by the coding sequence ATGGTACTCGACATCGACCGGGACCGATTCGTGGAGACGATGAAACGACAGGCCGAGATCGGCGCGAACGAGAACGGGGGCCTGGATCGGTTGACGCTGACCGACGCCGACCGCGAGGTCCGCGACTGGTTCCGCGACCAACTCGACGCGCTCGACCTCGACGTGAGGGTCGACGAGATGGGAAACACCTTCGGACGCCGACCGGGGGCGAGCGACGACGGCGCTGTCCTGCTGGGCTCTCACCTCGATTCACAGCCGAACGGCGGCATCTACGACGGCCCGCTGGGGGTCGTCGCCGCCCTGGAGTTCCTCCGGACGCTCGAGGACGAGGGCATCGAGACGGAGCGCCCGGTCGAAATCGTCAACTGGACCAACGAGGAGGGCTCCCGGTTCCAGCCGGCGATGATGGCCAGCGAGGTGTGGGCGGGGAAGACGTCGGTCGAGGCGGCCTACGAGACCACCGACGGCGACGGCGTCCGGTTCGTGGACGCCCTCGAACGCATCGGCTACCGGGGCGACACGCCCGCCGAACCGCAAGGGCCGTACGACTCCTACCTCGAACTCCACGTCGAACAGGGGCCGTTCCTCGAACGCGGCGGCCACGACGTCGGCGTCGTCACCGGCATCGTGGGGCTCCAGTGGGGGGAGATCACCTTCCACGGCGAGGCCAACCACACGGGGACGACGCCGATGCAGTACCGCAACGACGCGCTCGTCGCCGCGAGCGACGTGATCACGGGGATCCGCCGTCTGCCGGGGACGCTCGGCGACCGAACCGTCGCGACGACGGGCGACATCGACGTCGAGCCCGGGTCGATCAACATCATCCCCGAGGAGGTCCGGTTCACGTTCGACGTCCGTGACCCCGACGACGACGTGATCGCCGAGGGGTTAGAGCGGATCAAAGCCGAGATGCGCGCCGCCGCCGAGCGCGAGGGCGTCGACTGGGAGTACGAGGAGCGCATGTCCGCCGCGAGCGTCGACTTCGCCGACCGGTGCGTGTCGGCCGTCCGCGAGGCGGCCGCCGACCTCTCGTACGACGCCCGCGAGATGGTCAGCGGCGCGGGGCACGACGCCACCCACGCCGCCAGCGTCTGTGACACCGCGATGGTGTTCGCGGTCAGCGAGGGTGGGAAGAGCCACACGCCGGACGAGTACACCAGTTGGGACGACTGCCACGCCGCGGCCGAAACCTACGCGAACGCGGCGCTCCGTCTCGCCGGCGTCGCCGACGGGAGTGAGTCGGCGTGA